From a single Sorghum bicolor cultivar BTx623 chromosome 5, Sorghum_bicolor_NCBIv3, whole genome shotgun sequence genomic region:
- the LOC8079138 gene encoding vacuolar protein sorting-associated protein 26A, with amino-acid sequence MVLLLLGDLSTADRGEARMRARARRVRSSSASWCSIGGGGDTVGRKRMRQRRSDEWKTGNGEIDGVGRGGDCVNKRGILSVIMGGDRTVRELDVPGEIYERKTYAFEFATVEMPYESYNGTNVRLRYILKVTIGRNYVGSIVESRDFCVRNYSPVPTINNSIKMEVGIEDCLHIEFEYSKSKYHLKDVIIGKIYFLLVRIKIKNMELEIRRRESTGSGPNTYVETETLAKFELMDGAPVRGESIPVRLFLTPYELTPTYRNINNKFSVKYYLNLVLVDEEDHRYFKQQEITMYRLLETPQSS; translated from the exons ATGGTCCTTCTCCTTCTCGGTGATCTGTCGACCGCGGATCGGGGCGAGGCGAGGATGAGAGCACGAGCACGAAGGGTGAGGTCGAGCTCTGCTTCTTGGTGCtccatcggcggcggcggcgacaccgTAGGGAGGAAGAGGATGCGGCAACGTCGATCTGACGAATGGAAGACAGGCAACGGCGAGATCGATGGCGTGGGGAGAGGAGGCGACTGCGTGAACAAGAGAGGGATCTTGAGCGTGATTATGGGAGGAGATCGCACAG TGCGTGAATTAGATGTTCCTGGTGAAATATATGAACGGAAGACTTATGCATTTGAGTTTGCTACAGTTGAAATGCCATATGAGTCATATAATGGGACAAATGTTAGGTTGAG GTACATCCTGAAAGTAACAATTGGCAGAAATTATGTTGGCAGCATTGTGGAATCGCGGGACTTCTGT GTAAGAAACTACTCTCCAGTTCCCACAATCAACAACAGCATCAAG ATGGAAGTTGGCATTGAAGATTGCTTGCATATTGAATTTGAGTACAGCAAAAGCAA GTATCATCTCAAAGATGTCATCATAGGAAAGATATATTTTCTTCTGGTCAGAATTAAGATAAAGAACATGGAGCTTGAGATTCGTCGCCGTGAATCTACAGGGTCTGGTCCCAACACATACGTTGAGACTGAGACACTAGCAAAATTTGAGCTGATGGATGGCGCCCCAGTTAGAG GAGAATCGATTCCAGTGAGACTATTCTTGACTCCATATGAGCTTACCCCAACTTACCGAAACATAAACAACAAGTTCAGTGTCAAGTACTACCTGAACCTGGTCCTTGTCGATGAGGAAGACCACAGGTATTTCAAGCAACAAGAAATCACGATGTATCGCCTTCTGGAAACTCCACAATCTTCATAG
- the LOC110435333 gene encoding E3 ubiquitin-protein ligase At3g02290-like, with protein sequence MGAFCSCLQPDYSDHHGNSSAFRNCMCLRCFTQQLINAYTVLFRAGAVHSVSPAIEATPVDTSESSFDTYRSPPRPLPYDDPRFSPPARDWLRRESPSHSPEESEPLRSNDVDEEMETPSRIDKASKTNYNTKMKICSSAYGDKVPPKEHGNYFSYFSPSAEDEDVCPTCLEDYDSENPKIVMQCSHHFHLGCIYEWMERSEACPVCGKKMEFDETT encoded by the exons ATGGGAGCTTTCTGTTCATGTCTGCAACCTGATTATTCTGACCACCATGGAAATTCTTCGGCGTTTAGGAACTGCATGTGCCTCAGATGCTTTACCCAGCAGCTGATCAATGCG TACACTGTTTTGTTCCGAGCTGGAGCAGTGCATTCTGTTTCTCCAGCTATTGAAGCCACTCCTGTTGACACAAGTGAAAGTTCCTTCGATACATATCGTTCACCGCCAAGACCTCTGCCCTATGATGATCCACGATTTTCCCCTCCTGCTCGTGATTGGCTAAGGCGTGAGAGCCCAAGCCATTCCCCAGAGGAATCAGAACCACTTAGATCAAATGATGTTGATGAGGAAATGGAAACACCTAGTAGAATAGACAAGGCAAGTAAAACAAACTACAACACAAAAATGAAAATTTGCAGCTCTGCTTATGGAGATAAGGTTCCGCCAAAGGAACATGGAAATTACTTCAGCTATTTTTCCCCATCTGCTGAAGATGAAGATGTCTGCCCAACATGTCTTGAAG ATTATGATTCTGAGAATCCTAAGATAGTAATGCAGTGCTCACACCATTTCCACCTTGGCTGTATTTATGAGTGGATGGAAAGAAGTGAGGCATGCCCTGTCTGTGGAAAG aagatggAGTTTGACGAGACAACATAA
- the LOC8079140 gene encoding protein SPIRAL1-like 2 — translation MGRGRGVSYGGGQSSLSYLFGGGGDEPAAAPAKPTPAAVEQRAQQPAAAAAAPTPAATVDGEKQKGIPAGVRGSQTNNYFRAQGQNCGNFLTDRPSTKVHAAPGGGSSLGYLFGGGPPGSK, via the exons ATGGGCCGCGGCAGGGGCGTCAGCTACGGCGGCGGGCAGAGCTCGCTGAGCTACCTCttcggcggcggtggcgacgAGCCCGCCGCGGCGCCCGCCAAGCCGACCCCCGCGGCGGTGGAGCAGAGGGCGCAGCAACCTgcggctgctgcggcggcgccgACGCCGGCGGCAACCGTAGACGGCGAGAAGCAGAAGGGGATCCCGGCCGGCGTCCGCGGCAGCCAGACCAACAACTACTTCCGGGCGCAGGGGCAGAACTGCGGCAACTTCCTCACG GACCGTCCGTCGACCAAGGTGCACGCGGCGCCCGGCGGCGGCTCGTCGCTCGGCTACCTGTTCGGCGGCGGGCCTCCCGGCAGCAAGTGA
- the LOC8079141 gene encoding phosphoserine phosphatase, chloroplastic: protein MAGMISLRTGPRSSPALPRLSSARPPQVAVRFTSPLFRCAKLCKSRNLLAAALEVSKDGPSAVLANTLPSEGAIETLRNADAVCFDVDSTVILDEGIDELADFCGAGKAVAEWTAKAMTGTVPFEEALAARLSLIKPSLSQVEECLEKRPPRISPGMADLVKKLKSNNIDVFLVSGGFRQMIKPVAFQLGIPPENITANQLLFGTSGEYAGFDPTEPTSRSGGKAKAVQKIKQDHGYKTVVMIGDGATDLEARQPGGADLFICYAGVQMREPVAALADWVVFDFQELITKLP from the exons ATGGCCGGCATGATCAGCTTGCGCACCGGCCCGAGGAGTTCGCCGGCACTTCCTCGGCTGTCGTCTGCTCGGCCACCACAAGTTGCAGTTCGTTTTACAAGCCCGCTGTTTCGTTGTGCCAAACTTTGTAAGAGCCGTAATCTACTGGCAGCAGCACTGGAGGTCTCTAAGGACGGGCCCTCCGCGGTTCTGGCCAATACCCTGCCTTCTGAAG GGGCTATTGAGACATTGCGGAATGCTGATGCGGTATGTTTCGATGTCGATAGCACCGTCATCCTGGATGAGGGCATTGACGAGCTTGCTGATTTCTGTGGGGCAGGGAAAGCTGTTGCTGAATGGACAGCAAA GGCCATGACAGGGACTGTTCCATTTGAGGAGGCGCTGGCAGCCAGGCTGTCTTTAATCAAGCCATCTCTCTCCCAGGTGGAGGAATGCCTGGAGAAGAGGCCACCAAG GATTTCTCCTGGAATGGCTGATTTAGTTAAGAAGCTAAAATCCAATAATATTGATGTGTTCCTTGTGTCAGGAGGCTTCCGACAAATGATCAAG CCTGTGGCATTTCAGCTTGGTATTCCTCCTGAAAACATCACTGCAAACCAATTGTTATTTGGCACTTCGGGGGAGTATGCTGGATTTGATCCCACAGAGCCCACTTCACGCAGTGGGGGTAAAGCAAAAGCAGTGCAGAAAATAAAACAG GACCATGGCTACAAGACAGTTGTTATGATTGGTGATGGTGCAACTGATCTGGAG GCTCGGCAACCTGGTGGAGCGGACTTGTTCATCTGTTACGCTGGTGTTCAGATGAGAGAGCCAGTCGCAGCATTAGCTGACTGGGTGGTCTTTGATTTTCAAGAGCTGATCACTAAGTTGCCATAA
- the LOC8079142 gene encoding putative disease resistance RPP13-like protein 3 isoform X3 encodes MDGFMASAATGAMSSLLAKLAELLGEDYNMQRGMRREIAFLKDELSSMNTLLERLADSEMLDLQTKEWRDQVREMSYDIEDCVDDYMRQLQNEPQRHSGVVGFFFGYVQKVKDLITRHEIAEQIQELKARIVEVGHRRKRYKIDDTVNFGGTNVIPVDRRLPALYAELGGLVGISVPRDEVIKLVDDGAQGVKVVSIVGCGGLGKTTIANQVYINIAEKFDCQAFVSLTQNPDMVIIFQSILTQVKKDECDSTSSCDKELLISELRDFLKDKSCIIGLHAKARVGL; translated from the coding sequence ATGGACGGGTTCATGGCGAGTGCAGCGACGGGGGCGATGAGCTCCCTTCTGGCCAAGCTCGCCGAGCTGCTCGGGGAGGACTATAATATGCAGAGAGGCATGAGGCGTGAGATCGCCTTCCTCAAGGATGAGCTGAGCAGCATGAACACGTTGCTTGAGAGGCTAGCCGACTCGGAGATGCTCGATCTGCAGACGAAGGAGTGGAGGGACCAGGTGAGGGAGATGAGCTATGACATTGAGGATTGTGTCGACGATTACATGCGCCAGCTGCAGAATGAGCCACAGAGGCACAGTGGAGTTGTGGGATTTTTCTTTGGGTATGTCCAGAAAGTGAAGGACCTTATTACCCGCCATGAGATTGCCGAGCAGATTCAGGAGCTCAAGGCTCGAATTGTTGAGGTGGGACACAGAAGGAAGAGGTACAAGATTGATGATACAGTTAATTTTGGTGGCACCAATGTGATCCCTGTTGACCGTCGGTTGCCAGCACTCTATGCAGAATTGGGTGGCCTTGTTGGTATCAGTGTTCCCAGAGATGAGGTCATCAAGCTAGTTGATGATGGGGCGCAGGGGGTAAAGGTGGTGTCTATTGTGGGTTGTGGAGGACTGGGAAAGACTACTATTGCGAATCAAGTTTACATAAACATTGCTGAGAAATTTGATTGCCAAGCTTTTGTGTCCTTAACCCAAAATCCTGATATGGTGATCATATTTCAATCCATACTGACTCAAGTCAAGAAGGATGAGTGTGATAGCACCAGCTCATGTGACAAGGAACTTCTCATTAGTGAATTGAGGGATTTCCTAAAGGACAagag